The Hemicordylus capensis ecotype Gifberg chromosome 6, rHemCap1.1.pri, whole genome shotgun sequence genome window below encodes:
- the LOC128328709 gene encoding cardiotrophin-1-like isoform X2 — MEVLSVDFSKCRSSSSSSSRSQQDLAAKIDQTHKLTIHIQNSSESLLREYVALQGHPFEDPSFNYPITGFPGLPQPFPGSPNTWLKPGDPGRLQEDAMVFSNLPVFLATVKRQQAELNPSAKELQHHLENASLQCLGLASNLKSVMASLGIVPGPAVPPEPPEEDNGFYVKLVGCQICSLFKIWASRSREDLAHLAKKYPF; from the exons TGGACTTCTCGAAATgccgctcctcctcttcctcctcctctcgctCCCAGCAAGATTTAGCAGCCAAGATTGACCAAACTCACAAACTGACGATCCACATACAAAATAGCTCAGAAAGCCTGCTAAGAGAATAC GTGGCTCTGCAGGGGCATCCCTTTGAGGATCCCAGTTTCAACTATCCCATCACAGGTTTTCCAGGGCTGCCGCAACCTTTTCCAGGGTCTCCCAACACTTGGTTGAAACCTGGCGATCCTGGGCGGTTGCAGGAAGATGCCATGGTCTTCTCCAACCTGCCAGTGTTCCTGGCCACTGTGAAACGGCAACAGGCTGAACTGAACCCTTCTGCCAAAGAGCTGCAACACCACCTCGAGAATGCAAGCCTTCAATGCCTTGGGCTGGCGAGCAACCTGAAATCGGTCATGGCTTCCCTGGGCAttgtgcctggcccagctgtgCCCCCAGAGCCCCCAGAGGAGGACAATGGCTTCTACGTGAAACTGGTTGGCTGCCAGATTTGCAGCCTCTTCAAAATCTGGGCCAGCCGGAGTCGTGAGGACCTGGCCCACCTGGCTAAAAAATACCCTTTCTGA
- the LOC128330933 gene encoding cardiotrophin-2-like, with product MENKGQSEVQETSEGSPPFSILTVTLRASSLLVLSAALFHVVCLDSTRSLNATIVQTYNLACYMRSNTTVLLNTYLSHQGVPFSNPGFSAQKLHYEGVPTVAIPFLEWRILSDGKRLGKNYEAYSALSEFLQLVLDDQLELNPNETELLDMLRRTQQLIQGLLNNLTAIMTAMGVPSTAPADPLMLDKTEANSFEKKVRGYVVCQIYKEWVDRTVRDFSLLMKKYPV from the exons ATGGAAAACAAGGGACAGTCCGAGGTTCAGG AGACCTCCGAGGGTTCTccccccttttccatcctcaCAGTAACCTTACGAG CCAGCAGCCTTCTGGTCCTTTCTGCTGCCCTGTTCCACGTCGTCTGCCTTGACTCCACACGTTCTCTCAACGCCACCATCGTCCAGACCTACAACCTCGCCTGCTACATGAGAAGCAACACCACCGTCCTTCTGAACACCTAT CTCAGTCATCAAGGTGTTCCATTTAGCAACCCAGGCTTCAGTGCCCAGAAGCTGCACTATGAGGGGGTGCCTACGGTTGCCATCCCTTTCCTAGAATGGCGGATCCTCAGCGATGGCAAGCGCCTGGGCAAGAACTATGAGGCCTATTCTGCCTTGTCGGAGTTTCTGCAGCTGGTCTTGGACGACCAGTTGGAGCTCAATCCTAATGAAACGGAGCTCCTGGACATGCTGAGGCGGACGCAGCAACTCATCCAAGGCCTGCTCAACAATTTGACGGCCATCATGACTGCCATGGGAGTTCCAAGCACCGCTCCAGCTGACCCACTCATGTTGGACAAGACTGAAGCCAACTCCTTTGAGAAGAAGGTTCGAGGGTATGTGGTGTGCCAGATCTACAAAGAGTGGGTTGACCGTACAGTGCGAGACTTCTCTCTTCTCATGAAAAAATACCCAGTTTAA